Genomic DNA from Nonomuraea rubra:
TCGAGCACGCTCCCGACCAGCTCGAAGTCCACCATCGCCACGTCGATCCCGTCGTGCGAGGTGCCGGAGATCATCCCGAGAACCCTCATGACAGCTCCCCCAGAGCCACGCGCAGCCGCCCGCCGGCCGCGGCCAGCCGGGCCGCCGCGTCCTGCGGCGGCAGGTCGAAGCGCGTGGCCACGACCGCCTGCTTGACGTTGAACCCGTTCGCGTCCAGGGCCGCGAGCGCCTCCTCGCGCCCGGCCCCCGTGATCGTCCGCACCATGCGCACGGCCCGCTCGCGCAGCTTGCCGTTGCTGGCCTTCACATCGACCATGAGGTTGCCGTACGTCTTGCCGAGCCGCACCATCACGATCGTCGAGAACATGTTGAGCACCAGCTTCTGCGCCGTGCCCGCCTTGAGCCGGGTCGAGCCGCTGATCACCTCGGGCCCGACGAGCACCTCGATCGCGTGCTCGGCCGCCGCGCTGAGCGGGGTGCCCGCGTTGCACGACAGCCCCACGGTCAGCGCGCCCAGCGCGCGGGCCCGCCGCACGGCGGCCAGCACGTACGGCGTGCGCCCGCTGGAGGCGATGCCCACCACGGTGTCCAGCGGCCCGATCCGGGCGGCGTCCACCGCGGCGGCCCCGGCCTCCTCGTCGTCCTCGGCCCCCTCGCAGGGGGACACAATCGCGCTCTCGCCGCCGGCGATGATCGCGAAGACCTGCTCGGGCGGCGTGGAGAACGTCGGCGGGCACTCGGAGGCGTCCAGCACGCCCAGCCGGCCGGGCGTGCCCGCGCCGACGTAGACGAGCCGGCCGCCGGCCTCCATGCGCGCGGCCGCGGCCTCGATCGCCGCCGTGATGCTCGGCAGCGCCGCGGCCACCGCGGCGGGCACGGTGGTGTCGGCCGCGTTCATGGCCGCGGCCAGGTCGCCCACGCTCATCGTGTCGATCTCCGCGAAGCGCGGATCGGCCGATTCCGTGGTCAGTTCTGAGAGATTCACCGGCTACCTCGGTTCCGGGGGTCGAGAGTGTCACGCAGGCCGTCGCCGAGCAGGTTCAGCCCCACCACCAGCAGCACGACGACCACGCCCGGCGCGATCAGCGTCCACGGCGCGATGAACACCAGGCTGCGGGCCTCGAAGATCATCGAGCCGAGCGACGGCGCCGGCGGCGGGGTGCCCAGGCCCAGGAAGCTCAGCGACGCCTCGGTCAGCACCGCCCACGACAGCGACAGCGCCACCTGGACGACGATGATCGAGGTGATGTTCGGCAGCACGTGGCGGAGCATGATCTGCCAGCGGCTCTGGCCGGTGGAGACGGCCGCCTTCACGTACTCGATCTCCCTGAGGGAGAGCACCGGGCCGCGCGTGACGCGGATGAAGATCGGCACGTACACGATGGCGATGGCCACCGCGATCGTGAACCAGTTGCGGTCCAGCACCGAGGCCAGCGACAGCGCCAGCAGTAGCGGCGGGAACGCGAACAGCACGTTCGTCACCCCGCCGATCGCGCCGTCGGCCAGGCCGCGGTAGAAGCCGGACACCAGCCCGCCGAGCGTGCCCACCACGGTCGCGAACGCCACCGCGACCACCGCGATCAGCGCCGAGTTGCCCACCCCGGACGCCACGCGGGAGAACACGTCCCGCCCGAACTGGTCGGTGCCGAACAGGTGCTCGCCCGACGGCGCCTGGAACCGGGACGGCGGGTGCTGCGCGATCGGGTCGTACGGCAGCAGCCCCAGGTACGACAGCACCGCCACGACCGCCAGCAGCACCAGGATGACGATGCCCGACACCGCGGCCGGACTGCGCCTCATGACGCCCTCACCCGCGGGTCGATCACCCGGTAGAGCAGGTCGGTCAGCAGGTTGACCAGCACGAACGCCAGCGCGATCACCAGCACCGTGCTCTGCACCACCGCGTACTCCTTCTGCTGGATGCCCAGCAGCACCTGCCGCCCGATGCCCGGCACGGAGAAGATCTGCTCGACCACGACCGCCCCGCCCAGCAGGTAGCCGAACTGCAGCCCGGTCATGGTCGCGATCGGCACGAGCGCGTTGCCCAGCACGTGCCGCGCCTGGAGCCGCCGCTCCGGCACGCCCTTGGCGCGGGCCGTGCGCACGAAGTCGTTCGAGCGCACCTCCAGCACCGCCGTGCGGGTGGTGCGCAGGATCGGCGCCGCGATGCCGAAGCCCAGCACCAGCGCGGGCAGCAACATCTGCTGCAGATTGAGCAGCGGGTCCTCGAAGAGCGTGGCGAAGCCCTGCCCGTTGGGGTTGAACCCGAACGACGCCGCGAAGATCGACAGCAGTGTCGTGGCCAGCAGGAACGCCGGGATCGACAGCCCCGCCAGGCTCACGACCTGGCCGGCGGCGTCCCTGGCGGAGTTCGTCCGGGAGGCGGCCAGCATGCCGAGCGGCACCCCGATCAGCAGCGCCAGCACGATCGACAGCACGGCCAGCTCGAACGTCACCGGCAGCGCGTGCAGGGTCAGCTCCAGCACGCTCTGCTGGGATCGGGCCGAGTAGCCGAAGTTGCCGGTGAACAGGTTGCCCAGCCAGGAGAAGAACTGCGTGACCAGCGGCTGGTCCAGCCCGTAGTACTGCTCAAGGGCCTGCCGCTGGGCAGGGGTGAGCGCGGCGGCCTCCGTGCCCAGGCCGGCCGTGATCTGGTCGCCCGGCAGCGCGCGCAGCATGACGAAGACGACCACGGCCACTCCGAACAGGATGCCGATCGTCTCCGCCACGCGGCGCAGCGGCCGGTTGCGCAGCAGCCTCATCCGACCGAGGTGGTCCGCAGGTACTGCAGCGAACCGCTGGCCATCGGCACGAAGCCGGTCACGTTCGCCGTCGTCGCGGTGTAGGTGTAGCCGGAGAACAGCCAGATCCAGGCCGCGTTGGCCTCCAGGTGCTCGCCGACCTTGTCGTAGATCGCCTTGCGCCCGGCCTGGTCGGTCGTGGCCTTGCCCTGCGCGAACAGCTCGTCCAGCTCGGGGGAGCTGTAGCCGGCGACCTTGTTCAGGTTGCCCTCGCTGGTGAAGTAGCGGCCGTAGGAGCCGTCGGGGTCGGGCCGCCCGCCGTTGAGCGCGACGGCCGCGTCGAAGTCGGCCGCCACCCAGCGGTCCACGAACGCGCCCGACTCCAGCACCTCCAGCTCCAGGTTGATCTTCGCCTCGGCGAGCTGGGCCTTGAGGTTCTGGGCCTCGTTGACGGAGGTGGCGTACTCGCCCTGGGAGACGATCGTCTTGACCGTCACGCCGCCGGACTTGCCGGCCTTGCCGAGATATTCGGCGGCCTTGGCCAGGTCGCGGTTCGGGCAGGGGCGCTTGTTCGGGTCCGACTTGAACAGCGGGGCGGTGATCGGCCCGGTCACCTCGCCCTCGCCGAGCGCGGCGGTGTCGAGCACCTGCTTGCGGTCGATCGCGCACTGCATCGCCAGGCGCACGTTGACGTCCTTGAGCTCGCCGCGCTGCGCGTTGAGCTGCAGCACGTGGTAGTTGAGCTGCGGCGTCTTGGCCACGGTGATCGTGCCGCCGCCCTCGGCGGTCTGCGCGACGAGCGGGTCGTTGAAGACCGCGAGCTGCACGTTGCCCGACTGCATGGCCGACACGATGGACGACTCGTCGGGGATCACCCGGAACTCGACGGTGGCGGCCTTCGCCTTCTCCGCGCCCCAGTACTTGTCGTTCCTGGTGAGCGTGATCGACTGGCTGGCCACCCGCTTGCCCAGCGTGAACGGCCCCGTGCCGTTGGGCGTGGCGTTCAGCTTCTCCTCGGTGTCGTCGGAGGAGAGCATGGCCATGTTGACCGTGGCGAGGTTAGCGGGCAGCGCGGCGTCGGGGCCGGTCAGCTCCAGCACCACCGTGCTCGCGTCGGGCGCCTCGACGGACTTCACCGACGCCAGCGACGCCCGGGCCACGGCCGCCGTCTTCTCGTCCATGATCTGGTCGAGGGAGTGCTTGACGTCCTTGGAGTCGAACGTGCTGCCGTCGGCGAACGTGACGCCCTGCCGGAGCTTGAGCGTCAGCTTCTTGCCGTCGTCCGAGGGCTCCCAGGACTCGGCGAGGCCGGGGACCACGTTCAGGTCCTTGTCGAACTCGGTGAGGGTGCCGTACAGGTTCTGCAGCACGTTGACGGCCGTGAACTGGGTGGCCTTCCAGGGGAAGAGCGTGTCGGGGTCGGAGGTCACGCCGACCACGAGCGTGCCGCCGGCCTGACCGCCCTGGCCGCCGGCCGGGGTGCTGCTGGCGGCCGGCCCGGAGGAGGACGAACAGGCGGTGAGGGCGAGGGACAACGCGGCGGCGAGGCCGGCCGCGGAGAAGGCGCCACGGGGCATGTGGTCTCCTTCGGGCAGTAGGTCATAAAATTACGCAGACCCTACCACCGGGGTATTTTCTTTCCAGCGACGGGGTGACGATGACCGAGGACGCCGAGACGCTGCTGATCCGCATCCGCGCGGCCATGCCCGCCCTGCGGCCGTCGGAGCGGCGCATCGCTGAGCTGTTCGTCGGCGATCCCGGCGCCGCCGCCAACCTGTCCATCGCCGAGCTGGCCGCCCGCTGCGAGACCTCGACGACCTCCGTGGTGCGCTTCTACCAGCGCATGGGCTACGCCCACTACAAACACTTCCGCATCGACCTGACCAGGGCCGTGGCCAGGGAGGAGCTGGCCGCCGCCAGCCTGCCGGAGGTGTCGGGCGACATCGACAGGAACGACAGCCTGGAGGGCATCGTCTCCAAGGTCGCGATGAACGAGACGCTCTCCATCGCCGACACGGCCCGCATGCTGGACATGGAGGCGCTGGGCGAGGCGGTGGCGCGGCTGCTGGCCGCGCGCCGGATCGACACCTTCGGCGTAGGGGCGAGCGCGCTGGTCGGGCTCGACCTGCAGCAGAAGCTGTCACGCATCGGCCGTACCGCGATCAACTGGCACGACTCCCACTCGGCGTGGACCTCGGCGGCCACGCTGGACTCCGGCTGCGTGGCGGTGGCCGTCTCGCACAGCGGCGCCACCGTGGACACCGTCGAGTTCCTCGCCATCGCGCGCAAGGCCGGGGCCGCGACCGTGGCGATCACGAACTTCCGCGAGTCGCCGCTGGCCGGCGCGGCCGACGTGACGCTCACGACGGCCGCGCGGGAGACCAGGTTCCGCTCCGGCGCGCTGGGCAGCCGCATCGCCCAGCTCATGGTGGTGGACTGCCTGTTCACGGGTGTCGCGCAGGCCTCCTACGACGCGTCGATGGAGGCGCTGCGCAACACGTACGCGGTGGTGCACGACCGGCGCGTCAAGCGCCCCTAGCCGTGCCGACCAGCCGTGCCGACCAGCCGTGCCGACCAGCCGTGCCGACCAGCCGTGCTGGCTAGCTGGGGCTCTGGACCGTCTCGCAGTCCGCGCCGACCCTGTCGCGCGCCCCCGCGTCGATCAGGGCCACGTCGGTGCCCTCGCCGCAGAACGACAGCTGGTCGCCGGTGTCGTCGCGCAGGTCGATCACGTCGTTGCCGCGGCCCGCGGTCAGCGAGTCCCTGCCGTTGCCGCCCGTGAGCCGGTTGTTCAGGTCGTCGCCGGTGAGCGTGTCGCCGAACGAGCCGCCGACGACGTTCTCGGTCTGGACGTTGTCCTCGTCGGCGGGGCGGGTGCCGTCGGCCGCGCGCCCGTCGTTGTAGCGGAAGTCCAGGCTCACCCGCACGCCGTCGGTCCCGGTGGGGCCGGTGGCCGGCACGCCCTGGTAGTCCGCGGTGTCGTCGCCGAGGCCGCCGAAGTACATGATCCGGCTGGTGGCGGCGCCCACGGTGCCCTTGGACTGGCTCGGGCGGAAGACGTCGTTGCCGCCGTCGCCCTCGACGTAGCCCTGCAGCGGGACGAGCGAGGTGAACCTGTCGGCGCCCTCGCCCAGCCGGGCGAGGATCCTGGTGATGCCGACGGAACAGCGCACGGTCGTGGGGTCACCGGGGGCCGAGACGCAGCCGGCGCCGGGCGTGATGGCCACCGAGTCGCTGATCCGCAGCGCGTTGGTGCCCGATTCCAGCGTGATCAGGACCTTGTTGGCGTCGGCCGAGCCGACGTAGTCGAGCTGCAGCAGGCCGCCGCTGACCACCCGTACCGAGGCGGACGAGGTGCCCGCCGCCGTCGCGTGACCGGCCGCGGGGAGCGCGGCCAGCGCGGCGGCGGCCAGGCCGCCGAGTAACGAGAGACGCACGGCTCGACGCTTGAGCGTGTTCATGACTCCTCCTCATGGAGTGTTTGAAACTTTGACTGCTCCATGGTGGGCCGGAACTTTGTTCTGTTCTGCGTCCTTGTGCACGGATGATCTGTCTTCCTCGCAACATCTTCACAGGCCGGATTCACCTGCGGTTCACTGGACGGCCCTAGCTTGTAGCCCCATGAACTGGAGGTACCGGGCCAACGCCACCCTTGAGGGCCTGACGGGATACACGCTGTCGCGCAAACTGCAGAAGGAGCCGCCCAAACCACCGCCGCCGCCCAAGGTCCCGCTGGAGCTGCAGCGGCTGCCGGGTGACAAGGTCCGCCCGCCCGCCGACCCCGCGCACGACCGGCTGCTGCGCGAGCCGGCCTTCCTGCTGTCGTCCGTACGGTCCGGCTCCACGCTGCTGCGCGTCATGCTCAACAGCCACTCCCGGATCCACTCGCCGATCGAGACGCACTTCAGGCGGGTGACCATCGGTCTGGGCACCGACCCCGTACGCCAGGCCAT
This window encodes:
- the murQ gene encoding N-acetylmuramic acid 6-phosphate etherase; amino-acid sequence: MNLSELTTESADPRFAEIDTMSVGDLAAAMNAADTTVPAAVAAALPSITAAIEAAAARMEAGGRLVYVGAGTPGRLGVLDASECPPTFSTPPEQVFAIIAGGESAIVSPCEGAEDDEEAGAAAVDAARIGPLDTVVGIASSGRTPYVLAAVRRARALGALTVGLSCNAGTPLSAAAEHAIEVLVGPEVISGSTRLKAGTAQKLVLNMFSTIVMVRLGKTYGNLMVDVKASNGKLRERAVRMVRTITGAGREEALAALDANGFNVKQAVVATRFDLPPQDAAARLAAAGGRLRVALGELS
- a CDS encoding ABC transporter substrate-binding protein → MPRGAFSAAGLAAALSLALTACSSSSGPAASSTPAGGQGGQAGGTLVVGVTSDPDTLFPWKATQFTAVNVLQNLYGTLTEFDKDLNVVPGLAESWEPSDDGKKLTLKLRQGVTFADGSTFDSKDVKHSLDQIMDEKTAAVARASLASVKSVEAPDASTVVLELTGPDAALPANLATVNMAMLSSDDTEEKLNATPNGTGPFTLGKRVASQSITLTRNDKYWGAEKAKAATVEFRVIPDESSIVSAMQSGNVQLAVFNDPLVAQTAEGGGTITVAKTPQLNYHVLQLNAQRGELKDVNVRLAMQCAIDRKQVLDTAALGEGEVTGPITAPLFKSDPNKRPCPNRDLAKAAEYLGKAGKSGGVTVKTIVSQGEYATSVNEAQNLKAQLAEAKINLELEVLESGAFVDRWVAADFDAAVALNGGRPDPDGSYGRYFTSEGNLNKVAGYSSPELDELFAQGKATTDQAGRKAIYDKVGEHLEANAAWIWLFSGYTYTATTANVTGFVPMASGSLQYLRTTSVG
- a CDS encoding ABC transporter permease, which produces MRRSPAAVSGIVILVLLAVVAVLSYLGLLPYDPIAQHPPSRFQAPSGEHLFGTDQFGRDVFSRVASGVGNSALIAVVAVAFATVVGTLGGLVSGFYRGLADGAIGGVTNVLFAFPPLLLALSLASVLDRNWFTIAVAIAIVYVPIFIRVTRGPVLSLREIEYVKAAVSTGQSRWQIMLRHVLPNITSIIVVQVALSLSWAVLTEASLSFLGLGTPPPAPSLGSMIFEARSLVFIAPWTLIAPGVVVVLLVVGLNLLGDGLRDTLDPRNRGSR
- a CDS encoding MurR/RpiR family transcriptional regulator, which translates into the protein MTEDAETLLIRIRAAMPALRPSERRIAELFVGDPGAAANLSIAELAARCETSTTSVVRFYQRMGYAHYKHFRIDLTRAVAREELAAASLPEVSGDIDRNDSLEGIVSKVAMNETLSIADTARMLDMEALGEAVARLLAARRIDTFGVGASALVGLDLQQKLSRIGRTAINWHDSHSAWTSAATLDSGCVAVAVSHSGATVDTVEFLAIARKAGAATVAITNFRESPLAGAADVTLTTAARETRFRSGALGSRIAQLMVVDCLFTGVAQASYDASMEALRNTYAVVHDRRVKRP
- a CDS encoding ABC transporter permease — translated: MRLLRNRPLRRVAETIGILFGVAVVVFVMLRALPGDQITAGLGTEAAALTPAQRQALEQYYGLDQPLVTQFFSWLGNLFTGNFGYSARSQQSVLELTLHALPVTFELAVLSIVLALLIGVPLGMLAASRTNSARDAAGQVVSLAGLSIPAFLLATTLLSIFAASFGFNPNGQGFATLFEDPLLNLQQMLLPALVLGFGIAAPILRTTRTAVLEVRSNDFVRTARAKGVPERRLQARHVLGNALVPIATMTGLQFGYLLGGAVVVEQIFSVPGIGRQVLLGIQQKEYAVVQSTVLVIALAFVLVNLLTDLLYRVIDPRVRAS